One Planctomycetaceae bacterium genomic window carries:
- a CDS encoding STAS domain-containing protein, translated as MTKSDRRIDIEEIDGVTVARFLEKKILDEANIDLIGQELFGLVDQDGRTKIVLDFDLVEYLSSAALGKLITMHKKVATAGGKLALCNIQKDILDVFKITQLHKVLALCDDLDDALSRF; from the coding sequence ATGACCAAGTCTGATCGCCGCATTGACATTGAAGAAATCGACGGCGTCACAGTTGCCAGATTTCTGGAAAAGAAGATCCTGGACGAAGCCAACATCGATCTGATTGGCCAGGAATTGTTCGGTCTGGTCGATCAGGACGGCCGCACCAAAATCGTGCTGGATTTCGATCTGGTGGAATACCTTTCCAGCGCGGCTCTCGGCAAGCTGATCACGATGCACAAAAAGGTGGCGACCGCTGGAGGCAAGCTGGCTTTGTGCAACATTCAGAAGGACATTCTGGATGTCTTCAAGATCACGCAGCTTCACAAGGTGCTGGCTCTGTGCGACGATCTGGATGACGCGCTGTCTCGATTCTGA
- a CDS encoding ATP-binding protein, with protein MPSGMQFELQIPSDTREALKVQDRVIALMEQRAFSSKDVFAMRLAMEEALTNAIKHGNRGNHTLNVRIECDISDERVRVVVADEGTGFNPDDVPDPTLPEFIGRAAGRGLILMRAYMDLCRYNDRGNQITMERFRDSERPIVDD; from the coding sequence ATGCCCTCCGGAATGCAGTTCGAACTTCAGATTCCCAGCGATACCAGGGAAGCGCTGAAGGTTCAGGACCGCGTCATCGCGCTGATGGAACAGCGGGCATTCAGTTCGAAGGACGTGTTTGCGATGCGGCTGGCCATGGAGGAAGCTCTGACCAACGCGATCAAACACGGCAACCGCGGCAATCACACCCTGAATGTTCGGATTGAATGCGACATCAGCGACGAACGCGTGCGGGTGGTGGTGGCGGACGAAGGCACTGGTTTCAATCCGGACGACGTGCCGGACCCGACGCTTCCCGAATTCATCGGACGCGCGGCGGGACGCGGCCTGATTCTGATGCGGGCCTACATGGATTTGTGCCGGTACAACGATCGCGGCAATCAGATCACGATGGAGCGGTTTCGAGATTCCGAACGTCCGATCGTCGACGACTGA